From the genome of Halomonas sp. MCCC 1A13316, one region includes:
- a CDS encoding ABC transporter substrate-binding protein: MTRWLIAPLLSLLLAAPLFANEPLRVGYVRVMDDAQVMLAQEAGLYEKYGLDAELIEFSSGTDLIKGIVGGQLDLGVLGFSNAFTWAGRGADLRIVGGAQRGYHALLAREDAGIDEVADLAGKSLASQKQGSTADIVLKGVTLADAGLSPDDLNIMGVAPSVAVQSLAGGRVDAAFLFEPYARIAQLQAPVKEIYEIGEVWPFPCMVVITSAETLENRRDVLWAAMDAQREAIDMLESSPEEAAPYITHYFVNDEVIEARDGSTVPSEEVIAQAIATNNFSAELTEDDIGRMKELAEIMQAQGILEGETFDVDALLDLSWQEEREL, from the coding sequence ATGACACGTTGGCTCATCGCTCCCCTGCTGTCTCTGCTGCTGGCCGCTCCGCTGTTCGCCAACGAACCGCTCCGGGTCGGCTATGTGCGCGTGATGGACGACGCCCAGGTGATGCTCGCCCAGGAGGCCGGGCTCTACGAGAAGTACGGACTCGATGCCGAGCTGATCGAATTCAGCTCGGGTACCGACCTGATCAAGGGCATCGTCGGCGGCCAGCTCGACCTCGGCGTGCTTGGCTTCTCCAATGCCTTTACCTGGGCCGGCCGCGGTGCCGACCTGCGCATCGTCGGCGGCGCCCAGCGTGGCTACCATGCGCTGCTGGCCCGCGAGGACGCCGGCATCGACGAGGTGGCCGATCTGGCCGGCAAGAGCCTGGCATCGCAGAAGCAGGGTAGCACCGCGGACATCGTGCTCAAGGGCGTGACCCTGGCCGATGCCGGGCTCAGCCCCGACGACCTCAACATCATGGGCGTGGCGCCTTCGGTGGCGGTCCAGTCGCTGGCCGGCGGGCGCGTGGACGCCGCCTTCCTGTTCGAGCCCTATGCGCGCATCGCCCAGCTTCAGGCGCCGGTCAAGGAGATCTACGAGATCGGTGAGGTATGGCCGTTCCCGTGCATGGTGGTGATCACTTCCGCCGAGACGCTGGAGAACCGTCGCGATGTGCTGTGGGCGGCGATGGATGCTCAGCGCGAGGCAATCGACATGCTCGAGAGCTCACCGGAGGAGGCTGCGCCCTACATCACCCACTACTTCGTCAACGACGAGGTGATCGAAGCGCGTGACGGCAGCACGGTGCCCAGCGAGGAGGTGATCGCTCAGGCCATCGCCACCAACAACTTCAGCGCCGAGCTGACCGAGGACGACATCGGGCGCATGAAGGAGCTGGCCGAGATCATGCAGGCCCAGGGCATTCTCGAGGGTGAGACCTTCGACGTGGATGCACTGCTGGATCTCTCCTGGCAGGAAGAGCGCGAACTGTGA
- a CDS encoding ABC transporter permease: protein MGNTATGVASKRAYVLAIVLILFFWQVAAWFLPSFLMPDVPVALVRLWRELGSAEFYHGLSNSMGRLGAGYGAALLAGIVLGLVGGTLNAVRSTLKAAIIILQSIPSIAWVPLFLILMGFGNLPIIVVVAVGAFFPTALSVMNATESVERVHIDAARVMGASRMQMLKRVYFPAVTPELITGAQLAFGNAWRALISAEMIVGFSAGLGKSLAYSGEIADMTGVMTNILVIAVLAAVIDQVILERIKYRLLRYQYL from the coding sequence ATGGGCAATACCGCGACCGGCGTGGCCAGCAAGCGGGCCTACGTACTGGCGATCGTCCTGATCCTGTTCTTCTGGCAGGTGGCCGCCTGGTTCCTGCCGAGCTTCCTGATGCCCGACGTGCCCGTGGCGCTGGTGCGCCTGTGGCGTGAGCTGGGCAGTGCCGAGTTCTATCACGGGCTCAGCAACAGTATGGGACGGCTGGGGGCGGGCTACGGCGCGGCCCTGCTGGCCGGCATCGTACTGGGGCTGGTCGGCGGGACGTTGAATGCGGTGCGCAGCACTCTCAAGGCTGCCATCATCATCCTGCAGTCGATCCCCTCGATCGCCTGGGTACCGCTGTTCCTGATCCTGATGGGCTTCGGTAACCTGCCGATCATCGTGGTGGTGGCGGTGGGCGCCTTTTTCCCCACGGCGCTGAGCGTGATGAATGCCACCGAAAGCGTCGAGCGGGTACATATCGATGCCGCGCGGGTGATGGGCGCGTCACGCATGCAGATGCTCAAGCGCGTCTACTTCCCGGCGGTGACGCCGGAGCTGATCACCGGCGCCCAGCTCGCCTTCGGCAACGCCTGGCGTGCGTTGATTTCGGCCGAAATGATCGTCGGCTTCAGCGCCGGGCTCGGCAAGTCGCTGGCCTACTCGGGCGAGATCGCCGACATGACCGGCGTGATGACCAATATTCTGGTCATCGCCGTGCTCGCGGCGGTGATCGACCAGGTCATCCTCGAGCGCATCAAGTACCGCCTTCTTCGCTATCAGTACCTTTGA
- the ubiT gene encoding ubiquinone anaerobic biosynthesis accessory factor UbiT, with amino-acid sequence MFPLPLSRLPRPPAPIRLIRAIDPRVPLTLKRQLIEPLLNRTFAEPLAEGEFDALEGRRISLHVEDLGMILTLTLEEERFRLSSEAGEATIRGGWREFLCLATRREDPDALFFQRRLVIEGDTELGLMVKNLLDGREEGLAQGRLGEWLVRFERMARQER; translated from the coding sequence ATGTTTCCGCTGCCCCTGTCGCGTTTGCCACGTCCGCCCGCCCCGATCCGCCTGATTCGCGCCATCGACCCGCGCGTGCCGCTCACGCTGAAGCGCCAATTGATCGAGCCGCTGCTCAATCGCACCTTCGCCGAACCCTTGGCCGAGGGCGAGTTCGATGCGCTCGAGGGGCGGCGGATCTCGCTGCATGTCGAGGATCTGGGCATGATCCTGACGCTGACCCTCGAAGAGGAGCGCTTCAGGCTCAGCTCGGAGGCGGGCGAGGCCACCATTCGCGGCGGCTGGCGCGAATTCCTGTGCCTGGCGACCCGGCGCGAGGATCCCGACGCGCTGTTTTTCCAGCGCCGGCTGGTGATCGAGGGCGACACCGAGCTCGGGCTGATGGTCAAGAACCTGCTGGATGGCCGCGAGGAAGGGCTGGCCCAGGGCCGGCTCGGAGAATGGCTGGTGCGCTTCGAACGCATGGCACGCCAGGAACGTTGA
- a CDS encoding adenosylcobalamin-dependent ribonucleoside-diphosphate reductase, giving the protein MSTSTKAVKTSNEVPMQVPSRDIWDSKYRLKDRHGRPVDKDVAATWDRVARALAAVEGDKATEWLPRFRWALEHGAIPAGRIMSNAGAEDYKPAVSLINCTVSRTIRDSMHDILSSVVDAGMTLKAGCGIGYEFSTLRHKGAFVFGAGAGTNGPLAFMDIYDKMCFTVASAGGRRGAQMGTFDVGHPDVRSFIEAKREAGRLRQFNLSLLITDEFMEAVKNDTDWPLAFPLHAGEKEDVKPEDLIYRDWPVIEEGYSVDAEGRVACRIVEVIKARELWDTIMRSTYDFAEPGFILIDQVNRMNNNWFCEEIRATNPCGEQPLPPEGACLLGSVNLTRFVIDPFGKKPRFDWERYRQVVAIFTRMLDNVVEISGLPLEGQRREIEAKRRHGMGFLGLGSTLTMLKIPYGSPESLAFTEEVSRNLAIEGWKQALELSREKGMAPVLAEDFEITPKMMRERPELAKDGYEIGDKVPGRILHARYSRYMQKVAEVEPELVAALAEHGARFTHHSSIAPTGTISLSLGNNASNGIEPSFSHRYFRNVIQSGKKTKEQVEVVSFELAAYRHFIAGDAVESDLPDYFITADAVTPTQHVAVQAAAQAWVDSAISKTVNVPTEFPFEQFKDLYLDAYESKLKGCTTFRFNPEAFQGVLVREDDLKNTTYVFELENGETLELTGDEKVVYDGEEHNAANLYDALKEGTYGKW; this is encoded by the coding sequence ATGAGTACTTCCACCAAGGCCGTCAAGACATCCAACGAGGTGCCTATGCAAGTGCCCTCACGCGATATCTGGGACTCCAAGTATCGCCTCAAGGATCGTCATGGACGCCCCGTCGACAAGGACGTGGCAGCGACCTGGGACCGTGTCGCGCGCGCCCTGGCCGCGGTGGAAGGCGACAAGGCCACCGAGTGGCTGCCCAGGTTCCGCTGGGCGCTGGAGCACGGTGCCATTCCCGCCGGGCGCATCATGTCCAACGCCGGCGCCGAGGACTACAAGCCGGCGGTAAGCCTGATCAACTGCACCGTCTCGCGCACCATCCGCGACTCCATGCACGACATTCTCTCCTCGGTGGTGGATGCCGGCATGACGCTCAAAGCGGGCTGCGGCATTGGCTACGAGTTCTCTACTCTGCGCCACAAGGGCGCCTTCGTGTTCGGTGCCGGCGCCGGAACCAACGGCCCGCTGGCGTTCATGGATATCTACGACAAGATGTGCTTCACGGTGGCCTCGGCGGGCGGTCGCCGCGGTGCGCAGATGGGCACCTTCGACGTCGGCCACCCCGACGTGCGCAGCTTCATCGAGGCCAAGCGCGAAGCCGGCCGGCTACGCCAGTTCAACCTCAGCCTGCTGATCACCGACGAGTTCATGGAAGCGGTGAAGAACGACACCGATTGGCCGCTGGCCTTCCCGCTGCACGCCGGCGAGAAAGAGGACGTCAAGCCCGAGGATTTGATCTATCGCGACTGGCCGGTGATCGAGGAGGGCTACAGCGTCGACGCCGAGGGGCGCGTGGCCTGTCGTATCGTCGAGGTGATCAAGGCGCGCGAGCTGTGGGATACGATCATGCGTTCCACCTACGACTTCGCCGAGCCGGGCTTCATCCTGATCGACCAGGTCAACCGCATGAACAATAACTGGTTCTGCGAGGAGATCCGCGCTACCAACCCTTGCGGCGAGCAGCCTCTGCCCCCGGAAGGCGCCTGCCTGCTCGGCTCGGTCAACCTGACCCGCTTCGTCATCGACCCCTTCGGCAAGAAGCCGCGATTCGACTGGGAGCGCTACCGCCAGGTGGTGGCGATCTTCACTCGTATGCTCGACAACGTGGTCGAGATCAGCGGTCTACCGCTCGAGGGCCAGCGCCGCGAGATCGAGGCCAAGCGCCGCCACGGCATGGGCTTCCTCGGCCTCGGTTCGACCCTGACCATGCTCAAGATTCCCTACGGCTCGCCCGAGTCGCTCGCCTTCACCGAGGAGGTGAGCCGGAATCTGGCCATCGAGGGCTGGAAGCAGGCGCTCGAGCTCTCCCGCGAGAAGGGCATGGCGCCGGTTCTGGCCGAGGACTTCGAGATCACGCCGAAGATGATGCGCGAGCGCCCGGAGCTGGCGAAGGACGGCTACGAGATCGGCGACAAGGTGCCGGGGCGGATCCTGCACGCACGCTACAGTCGCTACATGCAGAAGGTCGCCGAGGTGGAGCCGGAACTGGTCGCGGCGCTGGCCGAGCACGGTGCGCGTTTCACCCACCACAGCTCCATCGCGCCGACCGGCACCATCTCGCTGTCGCTGGGCAACAACGCCTCCAACGGCATCGAGCCGTCGTTCTCGCACCGCTACTTCCGTAACGTGATCCAGTCGGGCAAGAAGACCAAGGAGCAGGTGGAAGTGGTCTCCTTCGAGCTCGCCGCCTACCGCCATTTCATTGCCGGCGATGCGGTGGAGAGCGACCTGCCCGACTACTTCATCACCGCGGACGCGGTGACCCCGACGCAGCACGTGGCAGTGCAGGCGGCAGCCCAGGCCTGGGTCGACTCGGCGATCTCCAAGACGGTCAACGTGCCCACCGAGTTTCCCTTCGAGCAGTTCAAGGATCTCTACCTTGATGCCTACGAGAGCAAGCTCAAGGGCTGCACCACCTTCCGCTTCAACCCGGAGGCGTTCCAGGGCGTACTGGTGCGCGAGGACGATCTCAAGAACACCACCTACGTGTTCGAACTCGAGAACGGCGAGACGCTGGAGCTTACCGGCGACGAAAAGGTGGTCTACGACGGCGAGGAGCACAACGCGGCCAATCTCTATGACGCACTGAAAGAGGGTACCTATGGAAAGTGGTAA
- a CDS encoding ribonucleoside-diphosphate reductase produces MAVEIKSKIVSYSVKKAVQEVPLADENPLTVRIPSRPEGTLEAVSEKISYVGAEGRKKVYLLVSFMPVEGVLDGKRVVIERPVEFFFPSGQLSSEHQWITATMRSLSLAARGGYVTQAVADLRKVAWDKGLVRCGMNRWGKPMFHDSEVAAIAWSIQQILYRRGFLDQDGNQVPAEELVSRYAHRLAHGHPWQPPTPEEEARAEQQVQAKASETGKGDGPTVVGHCPECRGELIMMDGCPTCYAGCGWSKCG; encoded by the coding sequence ATGGCCGTCGAAATCAAGTCCAAGATCGTTTCCTACAGCGTCAAGAAGGCGGTGCAAGAGGTGCCGCTGGCCGACGAGAACCCGCTCACGGTGCGCATTCCCTCGCGCCCGGAAGGAACACTGGAGGCCGTTTCCGAGAAAATCTCCTACGTCGGCGCCGAGGGCCGCAAGAAGGTCTACCTCTTGGTGTCGTTCATGCCGGTTGAAGGCGTACTCGACGGCAAGCGCGTGGTGATCGAGCGCCCGGTGGAGTTCTTCTTCCCCTCCGGCCAGCTCTCCAGCGAGCACCAGTGGATCACAGCTACCATGCGTAGCCTGTCGCTGGCCGCCCGCGGCGGCTACGTCACCCAGGCGGTGGCCGACCTGCGCAAGGTGGCCTGGGACAAGGGCCTGGTACGCTGCGGCATGAACCGCTGGGGCAAGCCGATGTTCCACGACTCAGAAGTTGCCGCCATCGCCTGGTCGATCCAGCAGATCCTCTACCGGCGCGGCTTCCTCGATCAGGATGGCAACCAGGTGCCGGCGGAGGAGCTGGTCAGCCGCTACGCCCATCGCCTGGCGCACGGTCATCCCTGGCAGCCGCCCACCCCCGAGGAGGAGGCCCGCGCCGAGCAGCAGGTTCAGGCCAAGGCGTCGGAGACGGGGAAGGGGGACGGTCCCACGGTGGTGGGGCACTGCCCCGAGTGTCGCGGCGAGCTGATCATGATGGATGGCTGCCCCACTTGTTATGCCGGTTGCGGCTGGTCCAAGTGCGGCTAG
- a CDS encoding DeoR/GlpR family DNA-binding transcription regulator: MNDRSAMRLARLQQALAVGGTLHLREAARLCGVSEMTIRRDVAASDGAMTLLGGRLILASNPHYVPAYDLDSQKDRHALAKRRLCERATGFIEDGDTLFIDCGTTLLPLMGMLAARERLTVVTYALNVANAASLIPDLRLVLLGGLYHATSQSFGSDDMSTAIKRLGINRAFISAAGVHAERGVSCFHFHEVAPKQAAIACAEQRLLVADKSKVGQVRPAYFAKLNDFDVVITDGDMALKPESGGPRIVAA, encoded by the coding sequence ATGAACGACCGCAGCGCCATGCGTTTGGCCCGTCTTCAGCAGGCGCTCGCCGTCGGCGGTACCCTCCATCTTCGTGAAGCCGCTCGCCTGTGCGGTGTCTCGGAGATGACCATTCGCCGCGACGTGGCCGCTAGCGACGGAGCCATGACCCTGCTCGGCGGACGCCTGATACTGGCGAGCAATCCGCACTATGTGCCGGCCTACGATCTCGACAGTCAAAAAGACAGACATGCCCTGGCCAAGCGCCGCCTGTGCGAGCGGGCTACCGGCTTCATCGAAGATGGCGATACCCTGTTCATCGACTGCGGCACCACCCTGCTACCGCTGATGGGCATGCTTGCTGCCCGCGAGCGGCTCACCGTGGTGACCTATGCGCTCAACGTAGCCAATGCAGCCAGCCTGATACCGGATCTGCGCCTGGTGCTGCTGGGCGGCCTCTATCATGCCACTTCGCAATCCTTCGGCAGCGACGACATGAGTACAGCGATCAAACGCCTGGGCATCAATCGCGCCTTCATCTCGGCGGCCGGCGTTCACGCCGAGCGCGGCGTGAGCTGCTTCCACTTCCACGAGGTGGCACCCAAGCAGGCCGCCATCGCCTGTGCCGAGCAGCGCCTGCTGGTGGCCGACAAGAGCAAGGTCGGCCAGGTCCGCCCCGCCTACTTCGCCAAGCTCAACGACTTCGACGTAGTGATCACCGACGGCGACATGGCACTGAAGCCGGAGAGCGGCGGCCCAAGAATCGTCGCCGCCTGA
- a CDS encoding glycosyltransferase family 2 protein yields MPLISVVIPVYNEAQNLKTSLPSLFRQVFKDIEVIAVDEGSTDGSLELLLRHERAGRLQLLHSRYDAGPLVACNDGARIAIGDWLMFFNARDLLLFDHLSRMAEAMARHPDIELFINAYQCMSGQRGLIKVSPLPQGVLGRLDALAAYAHEDFIHPYAACLRRQRFLALGGFPEQYSHGGEDYFWLKALCELDAIHYDDTVTSLWQEAEGGLRWGNILPPHPARDLPGTYRKRLTRREWRWLLAAVNRKLLDWGMENKRWGYPVRPTLGALRLSGMTSEHWPLLLRLILPHAWSRRLLDHSK; encoded by the coding sequence ATGCCTTTGATATCGGTAGTGATACCCGTCTATAACGAAGCGCAAAACCTGAAAACGTCACTCCCGTCCCTGTTCCGCCAAGTGTTCAAGGATATCGAAGTGATCGCGGTCGACGAAGGGTCAACGGATGGCTCCTTGGAGCTCCTGCTCCGTCACGAACGTGCGGGGCGGTTGCAGTTGTTGCACTCCCGTTATGACGCAGGTCCTCTCGTGGCGTGTAATGATGGAGCGCGGATCGCCATAGGTGATTGGCTAATGTTTTTTAACGCACGGGATCTGCTGCTCTTCGATCACTTGTCACGCATGGCCGAGGCAATGGCCCGACATCCCGATATAGAACTGTTTATCAATGCCTATCAGTGTATGAGCGGACAGCGAGGCTTGATCAAGGTGTCCCCGCTCCCGCAAGGCGTACTGGGTCGGCTGGATGCGCTAGCGGCCTATGCTCATGAAGATTTCATTCATCCCTATGCTGCTTGTCTGCGACGCCAGCGCTTCCTGGCATTAGGTGGGTTTCCCGAGCAGTACTCTCACGGAGGCGAAGACTATTTCTGGCTCAAGGCGCTCTGTGAACTCGATGCGATCCACTACGACGATACCGTGACCAGCCTTTGGCAAGAGGCCGAGGGTGGGCTGCGCTGGGGTAACATCTTGCCGCCTCATCCGGCCCGGGATCTTCCCGGCACGTATCGAAAGCGACTCACTCGACGCGAGTGGCGTTGGCTACTAGCGGCTGTGAATCGCAAATTGCTTGACTGGGGAATGGAGAATAAGAGGTGGGGGTACCCTGTACGCCCCACGCTTGGGGCACTTCGCCTATCAGGTATGACTTCGGAACACTGGCCGCTACTGTTGCGGTTAATCTTGCCACACGCCTGGTCCCGGCGGTTGCTGGACCACTCGAAGTAA
- a CDS encoding NupC/NupG family nucleoside CNT transporter, which yields MTAIMSLVGMATLIAIALVFSTNRRDIRLRTVGGAFAIQAGIGAFVLYVPFGQAVLQTISAGVSQVVLYANDGINFLFGGLADVENIGFVFAIKVLPVIIFFSSLIAVLYYIGIMQWIIRILGGALQKALGTSRTESLSATANIFVGQTEAPLVVRPFIARMTPSQLFAVMCGGLASVAGSVLAGYAALGIPMEYLVAASFMAAPGGLLFAKLIMPETQEPVDDAEEANQVIEEEDKPVNILDAAATGATSGLRLAANVGAMLLAFIGLIALINGMLGGVGGWIGVEELSLELILGWLFAPLAFVLGVPWEEATLAGSFIGQKLVVNEFVAFINLSPYIEGTSMVVNTGQAMSGHTVAILSFALCGFANLSSIAILLGGLGSIAPSRRHDIARFGVKAVLAGTLSNLMSAAIAGFFLSLGGVI from the coding sequence ATGACCGCCATCATGAGCCTGGTCGGCATGGCGACGTTGATCGCCATCGCTCTCGTCTTCTCCACCAATCGGCGCGACATTCGCCTGCGAACCGTGGGTGGCGCCTTCGCCATCCAGGCCGGTATCGGCGCCTTCGTGCTCTACGTGCCGTTCGGCCAGGCGGTGCTGCAGACCATCTCCGCCGGCGTCAGCCAAGTAGTGCTTTACGCCAACGACGGCATCAACTTCCTCTTCGGTGGCCTGGCCGACGTCGAGAACATCGGCTTCGTCTTCGCCATCAAGGTATTGCCGGTCATCATCTTCTTCTCCTCGCTGATCGCCGTGCTCTACTACATCGGCATCATGCAGTGGATAATCCGCATTCTCGGCGGGGCACTGCAGAAAGCGCTGGGCACCTCGCGCACCGAATCGCTCTCGGCCACCGCCAACATCTTCGTCGGTCAGACCGAGGCTCCCCTGGTGGTACGCCCCTTCATCGCCCGCATGACCCCCTCGCAGCTGTTCGCGGTGATGTGCGGCGGGCTGGCCTCGGTGGCCGGCTCGGTGTTGGCCGGCTACGCGGCGCTGGGCATTCCCATGGAGTATCTCGTCGCGGCCTCGTTCATGGCCGCCCCCGGCGGGTTGCTGTTCGCCAAGCTGATCATGCCCGAGACCCAGGAGCCGGTAGACGACGCCGAGGAGGCTAATCAGGTCATCGAGGAAGAGGACAAGCCGGTCAACATCCTCGACGCAGCGGCCACCGGCGCTACCTCGGGGCTGCGCCTGGCGGCCAACGTCGGTGCCATGCTGCTCGCCTTCATCGGCCTGATCGCGCTGATCAACGGCATGCTCGGCGGCGTGGGCGGCTGGATCGGCGTCGAGGAACTGAGCCTGGAGCTGATCCTGGGCTGGCTGTTCGCGCCGCTCGCCTTCGTCCTCGGCGTACCCTGGGAGGAGGCGACACTGGCCGGCTCCTTCATCGGCCAGAAGCTGGTGGTCAACGAGTTCGTCGCCTTCATCAATCTGTCGCCCTATATCGAAGGCACGTCGATGGTGGTCAATACCGGCCAGGCCATGAGCGGGCATACCGTCGCCATCCTCTCCTTCGCCCTGTGCGGCTTCGCCAACCTCTCGTCGATCGCCATCCTGCTCGGCGGCCTGGGCAGCATCGCCCCGAGCCGGCGCCACGACATTGCCCGCTTCGGCGTCAAGGCGGTGCTGGCCGGCACGCTCTCCAATCTGATGTCGGCGGCCATCGCCGGGTTCTTCCTCTCCTTGGGGGGCGTGATCTGA
- the deoC gene encoding deoxyribose-phosphate aldolase translates to MTELQRAARQALTLMDLTSLNDDDSDAGIRELCARANTPVGHPAAVCIYPAFIDTAREALAEQGLDGQVKVATVTNFPHGEANIERAAAETRAAIAAGADEVDVVFPYRALMAGDADVGRKLVEACKRECGNAVLKVILETGELKQAGLIDRAGMLAIDGGADFLKTSTGKVQVNATLDAAKILLTAIKASGRDVGFKAAGGVRTAEDAAAYLQLAEQVMGAEWITPAHFRFGASGLLGSLLETLGVAEGEGPVEGY, encoded by the coding sequence ATGACCGAACTGCAGCGGGCCGCGCGCCAGGCCCTGACGCTGATGGACCTCACCAGCCTCAACGACGACGACAGCGATGCCGGCATTCGCGAACTGTGTGCTCGTGCCAATACGCCGGTGGGGCATCCGGCGGCGGTGTGCATCTACCCGGCCTTCATCGATACCGCTCGTGAGGCGCTGGCCGAGCAGGGCCTGGACGGCCAGGTGAAAGTGGCCACGGTGACCAACTTCCCCCATGGCGAGGCCAATATCGAACGCGCCGCCGCCGAGACCCGCGCGGCCATTGCCGCGGGCGCCGACGAGGTCGACGTGGTCTTCCCCTACCGTGCGCTGATGGCGGGCGATGCCGATGTCGGCCGTAAGTTGGTCGAGGCGTGCAAGCGCGAGTGCGGTAACGCCGTGCTCAAGGTCATTCTGGAAACCGGCGAGCTCAAGCAGGCGGGGCTGATCGACCGAGCCGGCATGCTCGCCATCGACGGCGGCGCCGACTTCCTCAAGACCTCCACCGGCAAGGTGCAGGTCAATGCGACCCTGGACGCGGCCAAGATCTTGCTCACCGCGATCAAGGCGAGCGGGCGCGACGTGGGGTTCAAGGCCGCCGGCGGCGTACGCACCGCTGAGGATGCCGCCGCCTATCTGCAGCTCGCCGAGCAGGTGATGGGGGCTGAGTGGATCACTCCGGCGCACTTCCGCTTTGGCGCCTCGGGCCTGCTCGGCAGCCTGCTCGAAACCCTCGGCGTTGCTGAGGGCGAGGGGCCCGTGGAGGGCTACTGA
- the deoA gene encoding thymidine phosphorylase: MPARALPQELIRAKRDGEALSPEAIRELVGGIADESLSDAQVGALAMAMYLNGMNAAETVALTEAVRDSGEVLAWRGLGPELDLPGPVLDKHSTGGVGDLVSLVLGPWVAACGGCVPMVSGRGLGHTGGTLDKLEAIPGYDIAPSRERFRRLVREVGVAIVGQTAELAPADRRLYAIRDVTATVESLPLIVSSILGKKLACGLDALVMDVKTGSGAFMPTLEKSRELAETIAEVASRAGTPTTALLTDMSQPLAPCAGNAVEVREAIALLTCKQTGEKRGGRLLEVTRELAAELLLAGRLASSREAVLAMLDERLASGAAAERFARMVAGLGGPNDILERYDRYLPQAPIVRPVHAERSGRIARMDTRAVGLAVVALGGGRRAPQDAIDPAVGLTGIAAIGEAVDGERPLAWVHARSEADAERAAAQLRAAIEVNDVATADVTPPTLIQDVIRREAP, encoded by the coding sequence ATGCCGGCCCGAGCACTGCCCCAGGAACTGATCCGCGCCAAGCGCGACGGCGAGGCGCTCTCGCCCGAGGCGATCCGTGAACTGGTGGGCGGTATTGCCGATGAGAGCCTCTCCGATGCGCAGGTCGGGGCGCTGGCCATGGCGATGTACCTCAACGGCATGAACGCCGCCGAGACGGTGGCGTTGACCGAGGCCGTGCGTGACTCCGGCGAAGTGCTGGCATGGCGCGGCCTCGGCCCGGAACTGGACCTGCCCGGGCCGGTGCTCGACAAGCACTCCACCGGCGGAGTGGGCGATCTCGTCTCGCTGGTGCTGGGGCCGTGGGTCGCCGCCTGCGGCGGCTGCGTACCGATGGTCTCCGGCCGCGGCCTGGGCCACACCGGCGGCACCCTGGACAAGCTCGAGGCGATTCCCGGCTACGACATCGCGCCCTCGCGGGAGCGCTTTCGCCGACTTGTGCGCGAGGTCGGCGTAGCCATCGTCGGCCAGACCGCCGAGCTGGCGCCGGCCGACCGGCGGCTCTATGCCATCCGCGACGTTACCGCCACGGTGGAGTCGCTGCCGCTGATCGTCAGCTCGATACTGGGCAAGAAGCTCGCCTGCGGCCTCGACGCCCTGGTGATGGACGTCAAGACCGGCAGCGGCGCCTTCATGCCCACCCTGGAGAAGTCACGGGAACTGGCGGAGACGATCGCCGAGGTGGCCAGTCGGGCCGGCACGCCGACCACTGCGCTGCTCACCGACATGAGCCAGCCGCTGGCACCCTGCGCCGGCAATGCCGTCGAGGTGCGCGAGGCCATCGCGCTGTTGACTTGTAAACAGACGGGCGAAAAGCGGGGCGGACGCCTACTCGAGGTGACCCGCGAGCTTGCCGCCGAACTGCTGCTGGCCGGCAGGCTCGCGTCAAGCCGCGAGGCGGTCTTGGCGATGCTCGACGAACGGCTCGCCTCGGGCGCCGCCGCTGAACGCTTCGCGCGCATGGTGGCGGGCCTGGGCGGCCCCAACGATATACTCGAACGCTACGACCGCTACCTGCCCCAGGCGCCCATCGTTCGCCCCGTGCATGCCGAGCGTAGCGGCCGCATCGCGCGAATGGATACCCGCGCCGTGGGCCTCGCCGTGGTAGCGCTGGGCGGTGGACGCCGTGCGCCGCAGGACGCCATCGACCCCGCGGTCGGGCTGACCGGCATCGCTGCCATCGGCGAGGCGGTCGATGGCGAGCGCCCGCTGGCCTGGGTGCATGCGCGAAGCGAAGCCGATGCCGAGCGCGCCGCTGCACAACTGCGCGCGGCCATCGAAGTGAACGACGTCGCGACCGCTGATGTCACACCGCCTACACTCATCCAAGACGTAATTCGTCGGGAGGCGCCATGA